A genomic segment from Dechloromonas denitrificans encodes:
- a CDS encoding TRAP transporter small permease yields MLNRALNHLEELLVTLLMGAATVIIFISVAHRYMAGVEIPVLQDWLLTLNFSWAQELCIIMFVWMAKFGAAYGVRTGIHVGVDVLINRLDDKIRGKFIVFGLLAGATFTGIVATLGANFVWENGAHYAIFQFFGIDTGDNYEGPTTPDLEWPTWIVYSAIPLGSSLMSFRFLQVTWSFLRTGELPHHDHGHVDGLEDEKPPVNVNLYGMDDNLHMHDLKHPMVGEHQNDKKGSDQS; encoded by the coding sequence ATGTTGAACAGGGCACTCAATCATCTTGAAGAGTTGCTGGTCACGCTGCTGATGGGTGCGGCGACCGTCATCATCTTCATCTCGGTGGCGCACCGTTATATGGCGGGCGTCGAGATTCCTGTCTTGCAGGATTGGCTGCTGACGCTCAATTTCAGCTGGGCGCAGGAACTGTGCATCATCATGTTCGTCTGGATGGCGAAATTCGGCGCCGCTTATGGCGTGCGGACCGGTATCCACGTTGGCGTCGATGTGCTGATCAATCGACTCGATGACAAGATACGCGGGAAATTCATCGTTTTCGGCCTGCTGGCCGGCGCGACCTTCACCGGCATCGTGGCCACCCTCGGCGCGAATTTTGTCTGGGAAAACGGTGCGCACTACGCTATTTTCCAGTTCTTCGGGATTGATACCGGCGACAACTACGAAGGGCCGACGACGCCTGACCTTGAGTGGCCGACCTGGATCGTTTACAGCGCCATTCCGCTGGGCTCGTCGCTGATGAGTTTCCGCTTCCTGCAGGTGACCTGGAGCTTCCTGAGAACCGGGGAGCTGCCGCATCACGATCATGGCCATGTCGATGGTCTGGAGGATGAAAAACCACCGGTTAACGTCAATCTTTACGGCATGGACGACAATCTGCACATGCACGATCTCAAGCATCCGATGGTTGGTGAGCACCAGAATGACAAAAAAGGGAGCGACCAATCATGA
- a CDS encoding TRAP transporter large permease produces MNALVIFTLLAVLMLTGMPISISLGLTVLSFLFTMTQVPLESVALKLFTGIEKFEIMAIPFFILAGNFLTHGGVAKRMINFATSMVGHWYGGLGLAGVLACALFAAVSGSSPATVVAIGSILLPAMVKAGFPNKFGAGVIATSGALGILIPPSIVMVMYSVATNTSVGALFMAGVIPGLALAGVLGGVTWYRAKKYDYPRQPKATWGERWKAFRASVWGLLLIVVVMGGIYSGIFTPTEAAAMSAVYAFICAVFIYKDLGLKDVPKVLLNSANMSAMLLYIITNAVLFSFIMTNENIPQALADWMLGNGLGVITFLLAVNVILLLAGNFMEPSSIVLIFAPILFPVAVALGIHPVHFGILMVVNMEVGMCHPPVGLNLYVASGITKMGITELTIAVWPWLLSMLGFLVVVTYWPDLSLWLPRTMGML; encoded by the coding sequence ATGAACGCCCTTGTGATTTTTACCCTGCTGGCAGTGCTCATGCTGACCGGCATGCCGATCTCGATTTCGCTGGGTCTGACGGTGCTCAGCTTCCTGTTCACGATGACCCAGGTGCCGCTTGAGTCGGTTGCACTCAAGTTGTTCACGGGCATCGAGAAGTTTGAGATCATGGCCATTCCCTTCTTCATCCTGGCCGGGAATTTCCTGACCCATGGCGGGGTGGCCAAGCGGATGATCAATTTCGCCACGTCGATGGTCGGTCACTGGTATGGCGGTCTCGGTCTGGCTGGCGTGCTGGCCTGTGCGCTGTTCGCTGCGGTGTCGGGTTCCAGCCCGGCGACGGTGGTGGCGATTGGTTCGATCCTGTTGCCGGCAATGGTCAAGGCGGGTTTTCCGAACAAGTTCGGGGCGGGCGTCATTGCCACCTCGGGGGCGCTCGGCATCCTGATTCCGCCATCCATTGTCATGGTGATGTACTCGGTGGCAACCAATACCTCGGTCGGCGCCCTGTTCATGGCCGGGGTGATTCCCGGTCTGGCCCTGGCGGGCGTGCTTGGTGGTGTGACCTGGTATCGCGCCAAGAAGTACGACTATCCGCGTCAACCGAAGGCGACCTGGGGGGAGCGCTGGAAGGCCTTCCGGGCTTCCGTCTGGGGGCTGTTGCTGATCGTCGTCGTGATGGGTGGGATTTACTCCGGCATCTTCACGCCGACCGAAGCGGCAGCAATGTCCGCGGTCTACGCCTTTATTTGCGCCGTTTTCATCTACAAGGATCTGGGGCTGAAGGATGTGCCGAAGGTACTGCTCAATTCGGCCAACATGTCGGCGATGCTGCTTTACATCATCACCAATGCCGTCTTGTTCTCCTTCATCATGACCAATGAAAACATCCCGCAGGCCCTGGCCGACTGGATGCTGGGCAATGGCCTGGGCGTCATCACCTTCCTGCTCGCAGTGAATGTGATCCTGCTGCTGGCCGGTAATTTCATGGAACCGTCGTCGATCGTGCTGATCTTCGCGCCCATCCTTTTCCCGGTTGCGGTGGCGCTTGGCATTCATCCGGTGCATTTCGGCATCCTGATGGTGGTCAACATGGAGGTCGGCATGTGTCATCCGCCGGTTGGTCTCAATCTCTACGTGGCTTCCGGGATTACCAAGATGGGGATTACCGAGCTGACCATCGCGGTCTGGCCGTGGCTGTTGTCGATGCTTGGTTTCCTGGTTGTGGTCACCTACTGGCCTGACTTGTCCTTGTGGTTGCCGCGTACCATGGGCATGCTCTAG
- a CDS encoding type IV pili methyl-accepting chemotaxis transducer N-terminal domain-containing protein, giving the protein MSHAADAPPIARDIASAGSLRMQAQRIAKLYLQLGLKVGEVAAQRQIGSAIVLVDAELRRLDGYARKPGVQRTFGRCDAAWQELRQVVVRQVSRSNAERATQLAEELSIHAGKLAMQIEAEAETPVGRLLDLSSRQNMLAQRLARLYMQVQAGDQSQGLLVDLEQTRKEFAAGLSAIESAAESSSASRDALVLAKNQWVFLDAAVSQLRVRSADGRAARDVASSSERIQEMLAAVTAQYLQDYPVVRPAR; this is encoded by the coding sequence TTGTCACATGCCGCAGACGCCCCTCCGATTGCGCGCGATATTGCCAGCGCTGGCTCGCTCCGCATGCAGGCGCAGCGGATTGCCAAGCTGTATTTGCAGCTTGGATTGAAGGTTGGCGAAGTTGCGGCCCAGCGCCAGATTGGCTCGGCCATCGTTCTGGTTGATGCCGAGCTTCGGCGGCTTGACGGATATGCCAGAAAACCCGGTGTTCAGCGAACTTTCGGGCGTTGCGATGCGGCTTGGCAAGAGCTGCGCCAGGTTGTTGTCCGGCAAGTGTCGAGAAGCAATGCCGAGCGCGCTACTCAATTGGCTGAAGAGTTGTCGATTCATGCCGGAAAGCTGGCGATGCAAATCGAGGCCGAGGCGGAAACACCGGTTGGCCGCTTGCTCGATCTTTCTTCCCGGCAAAACATGCTGGCCCAGCGTTTGGCTCGACTCTACATGCAGGTTCAGGCGGGTGATCAGTCGCAAGGCTTGCTGGTCGACCTCGAGCAGACGCGCAAGGAGTTTGCGGCAGGATTGAGCGCCATCGAATCGGCTGCCGAAAGTTCGTCAGCCAGCCGCGATGCGCTGGTTCTGGCCAAAAACCAGTGGGTTTTTCTCGATGCAGCGGTCAGTCAGTTGCGCGTCCGCTCAGCAGATGGTCGGGCCGCCAGGGATGTGGCGAGCAGCAGCGAGCGAATCCAGGAGATGCTGGCGGCCGTGACGGCCCAGTACCTGCAGGACTATCCGGTGGTACGGCCTGCCCGCTGA